One segment of Brassica napus cultivar Da-Ae chromosome C3, Da-Ae, whole genome shotgun sequence DNA contains the following:
- the BNAA06G20770D gene encoding uncharacterized protein BNAA06G20770D, producing the protein MSSRWLRPEVYPLFAATGAAVGICAFSLIRNITGNPEVRCTKENRAAGILDNHAEGEKYKENFLRKYVRDKRPEIMPGLNKFFTDPTY; encoded by the exons ATGTCGAGCCGTTGGTTGAGACCTGAG GTGTATCCCTTGTTCGCCGCTACAGGAGCTGCGGTTGGGATCTGTGCGTTCTCGTTGATTAGGAACATCACCGGAAACCCTGAAGTCAG ATGTACCAAGGAGAACAGGGCTGCCGGAATATTGGATAACCATGCAGAGGGAGAGAAGTACAAGGAAAATTTCTTGAGGAAGTATGTTCGCGACAAGCGTCCAGAAATTATGCCTGGACTCAACAAGTTCTTCACTGATCCTACTTACTGA